In one window of Candidatus Scalindua sp. DNA:
- a CDS encoding UvrD-helicase domain-containing protein gives MESKLTPSQEKGVKITDRDLCMVAGPGSGKTSVLVERFVNLVVTRKASINEILTLTFTEKAANEMKMRVANSFEQKGMEKERQEIEFAFLSTIHSFCARLLRENAIEAGVDPQFSVMDELEANRIKEYSLEETLEKWVEKGSIDTFLNDIFWQQTDSKRGRIKSFKENLILLYEKIRNGCVPVSDAVITPDLSRDIMRLYETIRELIGEIKRVYSEKKITPKSREKIRQVLNQWNAADLQKSIDERYGKNGKHNPFSSPLEGGRTGAIKTTGDPTADNLTLLLLNDVRAIHSSINLSVSNEVKHLLSSLREELETLVGLLVEGYSTRIKMVVRKFLMDFETAYGERKLSESFVDFTDLEEKTIALLQGNEYIRAEIQHRFKFILVDEFQDTSRLQKSIIDLIRGKENLFVVGDAKQSIYGFRNADVEIFQDMQKGMAPGSLIRLNENFRSRPQVLDFINHLFGKLWPESVHGEHEDCNAQKDTSSSSTPSLHNSHQLEAGAQFSEKSLPSIEIVVVDGADKIRARRRESTEIANRIKEIVEQGEIKITNQKEEGRKVSYRDFAILFRSTTDIKLYEQSLLQSEIPYYVVSGRGFFNTTEIKDLINFLKVVESPLDEIDLAAVLKSPFVGIDDDALFWLSDHAHHNHAAHKNREGAHRKLQKRLLYQVLTDVEAIQEIDTGSKERIVQFTKLLHEVQDLKPRVSLWQLISFILKKTEFQSKMLLFSNGKKRYANLLKLVDLCKSQEDFEPLALRDFITIVEGYKFREIRESEAPVESEEDDVVKLITTHSAKGLEFPIVIVADLDRDNTRPSDYFVFSKKYGISFKTMNPSTSEAEVPLSYEQIRNEISQKELQESKRLLFVAMTRAQEHLILTGGTSKSKAKGDKDSGNWLSYVVSILCLDKDHDETLKTIRLNKEGQDPSQTLEIRYTSINGEDDGGLTTSSGQRVSEGVKETKRVKLLTQYKKEIETGNEIKTPSPQKIIADAGKNIISMVNCTVPADHSHYLYTVTEILTFHFCPQRYYFNSILGLQGVQERDWSGPDREGDRSEKNDDEIPSNELGNIVHRIFKRYHFSDNSRKLKDYIERELLITGLDPCQKSIDTITNWVLSFYRSSVGEEVKASKCQKREISFIFHCQGFPIRGQIDLFYVTDENSVKIVDYKANNITVGEIPDKIKHYRIQMQLYARALEAVYGEKVDEAILYFLVPDRSVIIDTSVHARRELDTTLDKFFSAHKDGDFEKVSGGKCRWCEFEPICK, from the coding sequence ATGGAAAGCAAACTAACTCCGTCTCAAGAAAAGGGTGTGAAGATTACGGACAGGGACCTCTGTATGGTAGCAGGCCCCGGATCAGGGAAGACAAGTGTCCTGGTGGAGCGTTTTGTCAATCTTGTAGTTACACGAAAGGCTTCAATCAATGAAATCCTGACTCTCACCTTTACCGAAAAGGCAGCAAATGAAATGAAGATGAGGGTTGCCAACTCGTTTGAGCAAAAAGGGATGGAGAAAGAGCGCCAGGAGATAGAGTTTGCCTTTCTCTCCACCATCCACAGCTTCTGCGCCCGATTGTTGAGAGAAAACGCCATAGAAGCGGGTGTTGACCCTCAGTTTTCTGTTATGGATGAACTTGAAGCGAATAGAATAAAAGAGTACTCACTGGAAGAGACGCTGGAAAAGTGGGTAGAGAAAGGATCAATAGATACGTTTCTCAACGACATATTCTGGCAACAGACAGATTCAAAAAGAGGCAGGATAAAGTCATTCAAGGAGAATCTGATACTCCTTTACGAGAAGATCAGGAATGGTTGTGTTCCCGTTTCTGATGCGGTAATTACGCCTGATCTGTCACGTGATATTATGCGTTTGTATGAAACGATTCGGGAGTTGATAGGAGAAATCAAAAGAGTCTATTCTGAAAAAAAAATCACGCCGAAGAGCAGGGAAAAGATAAGACAGGTCTTAAATCAATGGAATGCTGCAGACCTTCAAAAGAGTATTGATGAAAGATACGGGAAAAACGGAAAACACAACCCCTTTTCGTCTCCTTTAGAAGGAGGGAGAACCGGGGCGATCAAAACCACTGGGGATCCAACTGCGGATAACCTCACCCTTCTATTATTAAATGATGTTAGGGCCATTCACTCTTCCATAAATTTGAGTGTGTCAAACGAGGTGAAACACCTATTGAGCTCCCTGCGCGAAGAGCTGGAAACCCTGGTAGGATTACTCGTGGAGGGGTATTCAACAAGAATCAAAATGGTAGTAAGGAAATTCCTTATGGACTTTGAAACTGCTTACGGAGAGAGAAAGCTGTCTGAGAGTTTTGTCGATTTTACCGATCTTGAGGAGAAAACGATAGCGTTATTGCAAGGCAACGAATATATAAGAGCTGAAATACAACACAGATTCAAGTTCATATTAGTTGATGAATTTCAAGATACCAGCAGATTGCAGAAGAGCATAATAGACCTGATAAGGGGTAAGGAGAATTTATTTGTTGTGGGTGATGCAAAACAATCCATTTATGGTTTTCGAAATGCAGATGTTGAGATATTTCAAGATATGCAGAAGGGTATGGCCCCGGGGTCTCTGATCCGTTTGAATGAGAATTTCAGAAGCCGCCCCCAGGTGCTCGATTTTATAAACCACCTATTTGGAAAGCTATGGCCGGAGAGTGTACATGGGGAACACGAAGATTGTAACGCACAAAAGGATACGAGTAGTAGCTCCACTCCTTCCTTACATAATTCACATCAACTAGAGGCGGGGGCACAGTTTTCGGAAAAATCACTGCCATCAATTGAAATAGTTGTAGTGGATGGCGCAGATAAGATCAGGGCCAGGAGACGAGAATCTACAGAGATAGCGAACAGGATCAAGGAAATTGTTGAGCAGGGTGAGATCAAGATAACAAACCAAAAGGAAGAGGGGAGGAAGGTTTCGTATAGAGATTTTGCTATTCTGTTCCGGAGCACGACGGACATAAAGCTCTACGAACAAAGCCTTTTGCAGTCTGAGATACCGTATTATGTTGTGAGCGGAAGAGGATTCTTTAATACGACAGAGATAAAGGACCTCATTAACTTTCTCAAGGTCGTCGAATCTCCCCTTGACGAAATAGATCTGGCCGCGGTATTAAAGTCACCGTTTGTTGGAATAGATGACGACGCTCTCTTTTGGCTCTCTGATCATGCGCATCATAACCATGCGGCTCATAAAAACCGGGAGGGAGCTCATCGTAAACTGCAGAAGAGACTCCTCTACCAGGTCCTGACCGATGTTGAGGCTATTCAAGAGATTGATACCGGTTCAAAAGAGAGGATTGTACAATTTACGAAACTCCTCCATGAGGTACAGGACCTTAAACCCAGAGTCTCATTGTGGCAATTGATCTCTTTTATCCTCAAGAAGACGGAATTTCAATCAAAGATGCTTCTCTTCTCAAATGGAAAGAAACGCTATGCAAACCTCCTGAAGCTTGTTGATCTGTGTAAGAGTCAGGAAGATTTTGAACCTTTGGCACTCAGAGATTTTATTACGATTGTAGAAGGGTACAAGTTTCGGGAGATAAGAGAATCAGAGGCGCCGGTGGAATCTGAGGAGGATGATGTGGTTAAATTAATTACTACCCACTCTGCGAAAGGGTTAGAATTCCCGATCGTTATTGTTGCCGACCTTGATAGAGACAATACGCGACCCTCCGATTATTTTGTTTTTTCAAAAAAGTATGGGATCAGTTTTAAGACAATGAATCCTTCAACCAGTGAAGCTGAAGTACCCCTGAGTTATGAACAAATTAGAAATGAAATCTCTCAAAAAGAGTTACAGGAATCAAAACGGCTGCTCTTTGTTGCAATGACGAGGGCGCAGGAACATCTGATACTGACAGGGGGCACAAGTAAGAGTAAGGCGAAAGGAGACAAAGACAGTGGTAATTGGCTCAGCTATGTCGTCTCAATCCTTTGCCTCGATAAAGACCACGATGAGACCCTCAAGACTATACGGCTCAATAAAGAGGGGCAGGATCCGTCTCAAACGCTTGAGATACGATATACATCGATAAATGGAGAAGATGATGGTGGACTAACAACTTCGAGCGGCCAGCGTGTTTCAGAAGGGGTGAAGGAAACGAAGAGAGTGAAACTCCTCACGCAATACAAAAAAGAGATTGAAACAGGTAATGAAATTAAGACTCCATCGCCTCAAAAAATAATAGCTGATGCGGGTAAAAATATCATCTCAATGGTGAATTGTACTGTACCCGCCGACCATAGTCACTATCTTTACACGGTTACCGAGATCCTTACGTTCCACTTTTGCCCACAACGATACTATTTTAATTCCATTCTGGGATTACAAGGGGTGCAAGAGCGAGATTGGTCTGGGCCAGATAGGGAAGGGGACAGGAGTGAGAAGAATGATGATGAAATACCCAGCAACGAACTTGGGAACATTGTGCATCGTATCTTTAAAAGGTACCATTTTTCAGACAACAGTCGTAAACTCAAAGATTATATAGAGCGAGAGTTGCTGATCACGGGACTTGACCCGTGCCAAAAAAGTATAGATACCATTACAAACTGGGTACTCTCATTTTACCGTAGTTCCGTTGGTGAGGAGGTAAAGGCCAGCAAATGTCAGAAGAGGGAAATATCATTTATCTTTCATTGTCAAGGATTTCCCATACGAGGCCAGATAGACCTTTTCTATGTGACAGATGAAAACAGCGTAAAGATCGTTGATTACAAGGCGAATAATATTACGGTGGGTGAAATACCCGACAAGATAAAACACTATAGAATACAGATGCAGCTTTATGCCAGGGCGCTTGAAGCTGTTTATGGGGAAAAGGTAGATGAAGCGATCCTCTATTTTCTCGTTCCGGACAGATCCGTAATCATTGATACCTCAGTACATGCTAGGAGAGAACTCGATACTACGCTGGATAAGTTTTTTTCCGCACATAAGGATGGAGACTTTGA
- a CDS encoding SAM-dependent methyltransferase: MISDSNQTSEQKARDNIDAMLFQPGWNVQDRDKIDFTTGPGKTIADPACVTGGFFLTAYDFITKPDNVLFEGGAGKTIRRKLQQNTDLHTILRLSTGVFYAQGVKANVIFFDNRKASPAPWTKEVWYYDYRTNIHHTLKKKPMRYDDLQDFVKCYNPENRHDRKDTWDEENNPEGRWRKR; the protein is encoded by the coding sequence ATGATATCAGACAGTAATCAGACCTCCGAACAAAAAGCCAGAGACAACATTGACGCTATGTTGTTCCAGCCAGGATGGAATGTTCAGGATAGAGACAAGATAGATTTTACTACTGGGCCAGGTAAGACCATTGCAGACCCGGCCTGTGTCACAGGAGGCTTTTTCTTGACCGCTTATGACTTTATCACGAAACCGGACAATGTGCTTTTTGAGGGCGGCGCAGGTAAAACCATCCGCCGTAAGTTACAACAAAACACCGACCTGCATACGATATTGCGACTTTCCACAGGTGTTTTTTATGCCCAAGGCGTGAAAGCGAACGTGATCTTCTTTGATAACCGCAAGGCCAGTCCCGCCCCTTGGACAAAAGAGGTATGGTATTACGATTACCGCACAAACATTCATCATACCCTGAAAAAGAAGCCTATGAGGTATGACGATTTGCAAGACTTCGTAAAGTGTTACAATCCTGAAAACCGTCATGATCGTAAAGATACATGGGACGAGGAGAACAACCCAGAAGGCCGCTGGCGGAAGAGATAA
- a CDS encoding TIR domain-containing protein, which yields MCLTTNKKVIFVAFAIEDERQRDFLKGQSLNTDSPFEYIDMSVKNAYDSEWKERVRTRIRRSDGVIALVSKNSFTSSGQKWEISCAKEEKKKILGIWAYKDDRTNLVGVNTVVWTWPAIKKFIDSL from the coding sequence ATGTGTTTAACAACTAACAAAAAGGTTATCTTTGTGGCATTTGCTATCGAAGACGAAAGGCAAAGAGATTTTCTTAAAGGTCAATCTTTAAACACAGATTCGCCATTCGAGTACATTGATATGTCAGTAAAAAATGCATACGATTCAGAATGGAAAGAACGTGTTCGCACACGTATTCGTCGTTCAGATGGCGTCATTGCGCTTGTAAGTAAAAATTCCTTTACGTCAAGCGGTCAAAAATGGGAAATTTCATGTGCCAAAGAGGAAAAGAAAAAGATTCTTGGCATTTGGGCCTACAAAGATGACCGGACAAACCTTGTCGGTGTGAATACTGTGGTTTGGACATGGCCCGCAATAAAGAAATTCATCGATAGCCTTTAA
- a CDS encoding caspase family protein, translating into MRIALIVGINCYEHGSNLFGCVDDAHAVKAILERHDGGAVNFDCRLLTGTGLSDRVDRSELKDQIEELFKPDAEIALFYFAGHGHIEASGGYLLATDSKRGDDGVSLSEILNFANTSPAKNKVIVLDSCHSGIAGTPPTGDQLASLSEGLTVLTASTKDQYATEENGRGVFTSLFVDALSGSAANLTGDITPGSVYAHIDQSLGAWEQRPVFKTNVKQFVSLRKSSPMIEISDLRRLTEFFSAPGAEYALDPTYEPEMKGRDAGMPLPDPDNTRIFAVLQRYNRLNLLVPVNAPHMWNAAMESKSCRLTALGEHYRRLVENNRI; encoded by the coding sequence ATGCGAATAGCACTTATCGTAGGTATCAACTGCTACGAGCATGGTAGCAACCTATTTGGTTGTGTGGACGATGCACATGCCGTCAAAGCGATTTTGGAACGCCACGATGGTGGCGCTGTGAACTTCGATTGTCGATTACTCACCGGTACAGGTCTAAGTGATCGAGTAGATCGTAGTGAGTTAAAAGATCAGATTGAGGAGCTTTTCAAACCCGATGCAGAAATTGCTCTATTTTATTTTGCTGGACATGGCCATATCGAAGCGTCGGGGGGCTATCTTCTTGCAACAGACTCTAAACGTGGTGATGATGGAGTGTCTCTTTCCGAAATTTTGAATTTTGCAAACACTTCGCCAGCAAAAAACAAGGTCATTGTATTGGACAGCTGTCACTCAGGTATCGCAGGCACACCTCCAACCGGTGATCAGTTGGCCTCATTATCAGAAGGCCTTACCGTTCTAACCGCATCCACAAAAGATCAGTACGCAACTGAAGAGAACGGCCGTGGCGTATTTACATCTCTCTTTGTGGACGCACTATCTGGGAGTGCGGCCAACCTGACTGGCGATATTACTCCAGGTAGTGTATACGCTCACATAGATCAATCGCTGGGAGCATGGGAGCAACGACCAGTATTTAAGACTAATGTCAAACAATTCGTTTCATTGCGGAAATCATCACCTATGATAGAAATTTCTGATTTAAGACGATTAACAGAGTTTTTTTCTGCTCCTGGGGCTGAGTATGCACTTGATCCTACTTATGAGCCTGAGATGAAAGGTCGAGATGCGGGAATGCCTTTGCCAGACCCTGATAACACTCGCATTTTTGCAGTCTTGCAACGTTACAATCGTCTAAACCTTCTTGTCCCAGTCAATGCTCCACATATGTGGAACGCTGCCATGGAGAGTAAGTCTTGCAGACTTACAGCACTCGGAGAACACTATAGAAGATTGGTAGAAAATAACCGAATATAA
- a CDS encoding recombinase family protein yields the protein MKIGYARVSTLEQNTDMQKKALKKAGCEKVLIDKVSGTVAKRPGLEKAKELLRKGDTLVVWRLDRLGRSLRDLIEWVRYLDKKGVGLESLHETINTSTPTGKLTFHLFGALAEFERNLIQERTQAGLAAARARGRRGGRRKTLDKEKRGVAVNLYLEKKMTVGKICELMRISKPTLYSYIRESQKAAK from the coding sequence ATGAAGATCGGTTATGCTCGGGTTTCAACCCTTGAACAAAATACTGATATGCAAAAGAAAGCTTTGAAGAAAGCCGGATGTGAAAAGGTACTCATCGACAAGGTTAGCGGCACAGTAGCCAAACGCCCAGGCTTAGAGAAAGCAAAAGAGCTATTGCGCAAGGGTGACACTCTTGTGGTTTGGCGGCTTGATCGGCTGGGTAGGTCATTGCGTGACCTTATTGAGTGGGTGCGCTATCTCGATAAAAAGGGCGTGGGCCTCGAAAGCCTCCATGAAACCATTAATACCAGCACTCCTACCGGAAAACTCACATTTCATCTATTTGGCGCACTTGCGGAATTCGAGCGCAACCTTATCCAAGAGCGAACGCAGGCCGGTTTAGCTGCTGCTCGCGCGCGCGGCCGTCGTGGTGGTCGTCGTAAGACACTGGATAAGGAAAAGCGGGGCGTTGCTGTAAATCTTTACCTCGAGAAAAAAATGACCGTTGGCAAAATTTGCGAACTGATGCGAATTTCAAAACCAACGCTTTATAGCTACATTCGAGAAAGCCAAAAAGCGGCCAAATAA
- a CDS encoding type II toxin-antitoxin system RelE/ParE family toxin → MHKLRYLDQAKDDLIQIKRYIAKESGSLQIALQYTDKLRQQCRNLARLPGKIGRPRPQLMEGLRSFVHGNYVIFFMYNNDYLDIVTIIEGHRDIETMFDD, encoded by the coding sequence ATGCATAAATTGCGCTATCTGGATCAAGCTAAAGACGATCTTATTCAAATTAAAAGATACATTGCCAAAGAAAGCGGCAGTCTACAAATCGCTTTACAATACACAGACAAACTACGCCAACAATGTAGAAATCTGGCTCGCCTGCCCGGAAAAATAGGACGGCCAAGGCCGCAATTAATGGAAGGGCTGCGCAGTTTTGTGCATGGCAACTATGTCATTTTCTTCATGTACAATAATGACTATTTGGATATTGTAACTATTATTGAAGGCCACAGAGACATAGAAACTATGTTCGATGATTGA
- a CDS encoding type II toxin-antitoxin system ParD family antitoxin — protein MSFAIGEHFNKFIRNQVKAGRYNNASEVVREGLRLVEEREAKLKALRKHIGTAIKRGGSNSDDDIGEALANDKGQ, from the coding sequence ATGAGTTTTGCAATAGGTGAACATTTCAACAAATTTATTCGTAATCAGGTAAAAGCAGGACGTTACAATAACGCCAGTGAGGTAGTGCGTGAAGGTTTACGACTTGTAGAAGAGAGAGAAGCTAAACTAAAAGCATTAAGAAAACATATTGGCACAGCAATTAAGCGTGGTGGAAGCAATAGCGATGACGATATAGGAGAAGCCCTCGCCAATGATAAAGGCCAATAG
- a CDS encoding type II toxin-antitoxin system ParD family antitoxin, protein MARIDIDDPYTAFLESQVKAGLFSSISEAARDAIRKQMEEHEKRRVTSIYAAIAKGEDSIQAGRTLPYSQNLMAEISKKGKQAALAEKSVKHEIRP, encoded by the coding sequence ATGGCGCGAATTGATATTGATGATCCCTATACGGCTTTTCTGGAAAGTCAGGTTAAAGCCGGGCTTTTTAGTTCTATTTCGGAAGCTGCACGCGATGCAATCCGCAAGCAAATGGAAGAGCACGAAAAACGAAGAGTTACCTCTATTTATGCCGCAATTGCAAAAGGTGAAGACTCTATACAAGCCGGTCGGACATTACCTTACTCACAAAACCTTATGGCAGAAATATCTAAAAAAGGGAAACAAGCTGCGCTTGCTGAAAAGTCTGTAAAACATGAAATCAGGCCATAA
- a CDS encoding exodeoxyribonuclease V subunit gamma, with amino-acid sequence MVEWQEIDKQTIHPIMKERFLVLGRAGSGKTHLVIHKFIHYIKEHKEENVIFLLPTHSQVEHLRDHILRSSGVAGYFDSSLVTFSGLAERIVDTLPLREPIKGKKKGVVPKLRRPIDDCEKDLVLSCLFKEIEKGYFSEVLEFPGFKSSFLSFVREIKELSLDPPSFQSALRTIMTGKKDSLFDVKLNELVTLYDRYQGFLRKKGLMDKEDYLREAIEHLNEEAFSSVKLLVIDGFHDYTHLEFKCIEKLSSLVPDVYITLPYHPSRSHTPLFRTARKTYARLVKLGLHEIQLKENRRTSCQMLLNIEAGCFSNTPCSSTTIPSQEVTTFQIIEAANIQDEVEQIARRIRKLIYKNGYRFSHIAVILRNVEKYQDMVEETFTRFSIPVRIYGKRPLLKNPLIQAVVKTTKVYLENWQDKSVWDVLNSYSGIKRDLLYRLELAHLSKGTINDCDRWLELTSSFELMPVNKFLRQLKNIFRNMEGIHPFSVHYQCYAAILNLFYKAAFTLSDTCRDEEGAGEMRARNHNQEIVDRMKWDASALGEFLNILNSTIFRELYNEMEDLPFEGFNRIVMSQLALTLHGKRDRRKDVVNVINVLEARQWEVPVVFVGGLLEKEFPRQVREDLFLKDFYRKRLKSAGQVVLREAIAQMDDERYLFYIALTRAKDRLYLSYPSANRDGNVTLPSFFLSEIKKMFTKEMAQKMLVKRGLSQVIPEPEEIVTPADLKSFVYYHFTVPYTTTHEQSEEDVALWLYNNSENGSRFREELSRLKRLMDSYGNVNVKLFDRRVIKKIRETTTRFSPSNLKDYAQCPYKFFGGDTLNLRQAAARALDSLLQGKIIHGVLEEYIKGKKEQEIQELFERCFEQETRGIVIGFEELKIKNEMLKALLAFESTEKEVEFSLFAPLLFEEKFGGETNAPLKIVDKKPGRLEVSGKIDRVDVATVNGEKIGIIIDYKYGKTEFGIQDIEEGIDLQLPVYALALREVFKIEPVAAQFYALKTSKKTGIYNRELIERYRLKIGQSKKSLSGDTKEINKRLEETKELIVKFSEEIRKGRIALAPHDLDRCGEGNCDFASVCRIDKWRVMRKQ; translated from the coding sequence TTGGTAGAATGGCAAGAAATAGATAAACAGACAATACATCCCATCATGAAAGAGCGGTTTTTAGTCTTAGGCAGAGCTGGTAGCGGAAAAACACACCTGGTAATTCACAAATTCATCCACTATATAAAAGAGCATAAAGAAGAGAACGTTATCTTCCTCTTGCCTACCCATAGTCAGGTAGAACATCTGAGAGATCATATCCTGAGGAGCTCAGGAGTTGCGGGGTACTTTGACTCCAGCCTGGTTACCTTTTCCGGATTGGCAGAGAGAATAGTTGACACTCTTCCCCTTCGGGAACCGATAAAGGGGAAGAAAAAAGGTGTGGTGCCGAAACTGAGGAGACCTATTGATGATTGTGAAAAGGACCTGGTTCTGTCGTGTCTCTTTAAGGAGATCGAAAAGGGTTATTTCTCAGAGGTCTTAGAGTTTCCCGGGTTTAAGAGCTCTTTTCTCAGTTTTGTAAGAGAGATCAAAGAACTTTCACTCGATCCACCATCATTTCAGTCAGCACTCAGAACAATTATGACGGGTAAAAAAGACTCCCTCTTTGACGTAAAACTCAATGAACTTGTCACACTCTACGATAGGTATCAAGGGTTTTTGCGGAAAAAAGGGTTAATGGATAAAGAAGATTATCTGAGAGAGGCAATAGAGCATCTCAATGAAGAGGCGTTTTCCTCAGTCAAATTATTAGTAATTGATGGCTTCCACGATTACACCCATCTTGAATTTAAATGTATAGAGAAATTATCTTCACTTGTTCCGGACGTGTATATTACCCTGCCGTATCACCCTTCTCGATCTCACACGCCTCTCTTTCGGACTGCTCGCAAGACATACGCCAGACTTGTAAAATTGGGACTTCACGAAATACAGTTAAAAGAGAACAGAAGAACTTCCTGTCAAATGTTACTGAATATCGAAGCTGGCTGTTTTTCGAATACTCCCTGTTCATCAACAACCATACCGAGTCAGGAAGTAACGACATTTCAAATTATTGAGGCAGCAAACATTCAGGATGAGGTAGAACAGATTGCCCGCAGGATAAGAAAATTAATCTATAAAAATGGCTACCGTTTCAGTCATATAGCCGTAATATTGAGAAATGTCGAAAAATATCAGGACATGGTAGAGGAGACATTTACGAGATTCTCAATTCCCGTAAGGATTTATGGAAAAAGACCCTTGCTTAAGAATCCACTCATTCAGGCAGTCGTGAAGACAACAAAAGTCTATCTGGAAAATTGGCAGGATAAATCTGTCTGGGATGTCCTGAACTCCTATTCCGGTATTAAGAGAGACCTGTTATATAGGTTAGAATTAGCGCATTTGTCAAAAGGGACGATAAACGATTGTGACAGATGGCTTGAACTGACCTCGTCTTTTGAATTAATGCCGGTTAACAAGTTTTTGAGACAACTGAAAAATATCTTCAGGAACATGGAGGGGATACATCCTTTCAGTGTACATTACCAGTGCTATGCAGCAATCCTGAATCTCTTCTATAAGGCGGCGTTTACGCTTTCCGATACATGCAGAGATGAAGAAGGTGCCGGTGAAATGAGGGCCCGTAATCATAATCAAGAAATAGTAGACCGTATGAAATGGGACGCATCTGCCTTGGGGGAATTCCTCAATATCCTTAATAGTACAATCTTCAGAGAACTCTATAACGAGATGGAGGATCTTCCATTTGAGGGATTCAATCGGATCGTTATGTCCCAGTTGGCGTTAACATTGCATGGGAAAAGAGACAGGAGAAAGGATGTTGTCAACGTTATTAATGTTTTGGAGGCAAGGCAGTGGGAGGTCCCGGTGGTATTTGTCGGAGGACTCCTTGAAAAAGAGTTCCCAAGGCAGGTGCGGGAGGATCTGTTCCTGAAAGACTTCTACAGAAAGAGACTTAAAAGCGCCGGACAGGTCGTCTTGAGAGAGGCAATTGCACAGATGGATGATGAGAGATATCTCTTCTACATCGCTCTTACACGTGCAAAGGATAGGCTCTATCTCTCCTACCCATCAGCAAACAGAGATGGTAATGTGACGCTCCCCTCCTTTTTCCTCTCCGAGATAAAAAAAATGTTCACGAAAGAGATGGCACAGAAAATGTTAGTGAAAAGAGGCCTCTCTCAGGTAATTCCTGAACCGGAGGAGATAGTTACTCCTGCCGATCTAAAGAGCTTTGTCTATTACCATTTTACCGTTCCCTACACAACAACTCATGAGCAATCCGAAGAGGATGTTGCCCTGTGGCTCTATAATAACAGTGAGAATGGAAGTCGGTTCAGGGAAGAGCTGAGCAGATTAAAAAGGCTCATGGATTCTTACGGAAACGTAAACGTCAAACTCTTCGACAGAAGAGTAATAAAAAAGATTCGTGAAACAACCACAAGATTTTCACCTTCAAATTTAAAAGATTATGCCCAGTGCCCATACAAGTTCTTTGGTGGGGATACGCTAAACCTAAGACAGGCCGCCGCACGAGCTCTCGATTCATTATTGCAGGGAAAAATAATTCATGGAGTTCTGGAAGAGTATATCAAAGGAAAAAAAGAACAAGAGATTCAAGAGTTATTTGAGAGGTGTTTTGAACAAGAAACCAGAGGAATAGTAATCGGTTTTGAAGAGTTGAAGATTAAGAACGAGATGCTTAAGGCCCTCTTGGCATTTGAGTCTACAGAAAAAGAGGTCGAATTTTCGTTATTCGCTCCTTTGCTGTTTGAGGAAAAGTTTGGGGGTGAAACGAATGCTCCCTTAAAAATAGTAGACAAAAAACCGGGACGGTTAGAGGTTTCCGGAAAGATAGACAGGGTTGATGTTGCTACGGTGAACGGGGAAAAAATCGGTATAATTATTGACTATAAATACGGCAAGACAGAGTTTGGGATACAAGACATTGAAGAGGGAATAGATCTCCAACTCCCCGTTTATGCACTTGCGTTGAGAGAGGTGTTTAAGATTGAGCCCGTTGCCGCTCAATTTTATGCACTGAAGACCTCTAAAAAAACGGGGATCTATAATCGGGAATTGATAGAAAGATATAGACTCAAGATAGGGCAATCGAAGAAATCACTTTCTGGAGATACAAAAGAGATTAACAAGCGGTTGGAGGAGACAAAGGAGCTCATCGTAAAGTTTTCCGAAGAAATTCGGAAAGGAAGGATTGCACTTGCTCCACATGATTTAGACCGCTGTGGTGAGGGGAATTGTGATTTTGCAAGTGTCTGCCGTATTGATAAGTGGAGGGTTATGCGAAAACAGTAG